In one Amaranthus tricolor cultivar Red isolate AtriRed21 chromosome 8, ASM2621246v1, whole genome shotgun sequence genomic region, the following are encoded:
- the LOC130821523 gene encoding uncharacterized protein LOC130821523 encodes MTKSTNKQPLLFDPEVEATARRTHASAKKRRAEARKHAQQASQSLDMAGQAPERTLRQSKQPKASNVTAGIRMPTTNAGKFDIKSHVMNMITENQFYGLDNEEPVDHLQKFLQACSLQKITGMTDDELYLYLFRFSLAGKAQRWYNSLPNTITTWAQLSDAFLVKYYPGYKTHDYRVKLYSFSQDAGETFHDARERFKDYQYMCPHHGIDKEFLMQSFYNGLDNETKRMVDGAAGGSFMNKQTSEAISLLDTLAENQWNISSRRAAQAPRKGKHEVETYSLLSSQISALNAKIDGMRMNASTSMPVNAMATSSQGGVACDYCGMHGHSLMECSVNPNEAMGVPEQVNAFQARPPFNNNSYYPGIRNHPNLSYHSNNVLNPQQQHFLPQAPQQQYGQHQQFQPNQGPPGFQRPPQGHQQQQFQNQQPQSELGELKNMMAQMAKQLEQLGTHNKMLETQVAQLAASSSSR; translated from the coding sequence ATGACCAAGAGTACCAACAAGCAAcctttgctttttgatcctgagGTTGAGGCAACTGCTCGTAGAACACACGCAAGTGCAAAGAAAAGGAGGGCGGAGGCTCGTAAACATGCTCAACAAGCCTCTCAATCTCTTGACATGGCAGGTCAGGCTCCCGAGAGAACTCTTAGACAGTCTAAACAACCCAAGGCTAGCAATGTTACCGCGGGGATTAGGATGCCGACTACTAATGCTGGAAAATTTGACATCAAATCCCATGTTATGAATATGATCACGGAAAATCAGTTCTATGGTCTTGACAATGAAGAACCCGTCGATCATCTGCAGAAATTCCTTCAAGCATGTTCTCTACAAAAGATTACTGGGATGACTGACGACGAGCTCTACTTGTACCTCTTTCGTTTCTCTTTGGCAGGCAAGGCTCAACGTTGGTATAACTCTCTTCCCAACACCATTACTACTTGGGCGCAACTGTCTGATGCTTTTCTAGTGAAGTATTATCCCGGTTATAAGACTCATGACTACAGAGTTAAACTCTATAGTTTCTCACAAGATGCGGGGGAGACTTTTCATGATGCGAGGGAGAGATTCAAAGATTACCAGTATATGTGCCCTCATCACGGTATTGATAAGGAATTTCTTATGCAATCTTTTTATAATGGTCTTGATAATGAGACTAAGAGGATGGTAGATGGTGCGGCTGGCGGCtctttcatgaacaaacaaacttCTGAGGCTATTTCACTTTTGGATACTCTTGCtgaaaatcaatggaatatCTCATCTAGGCGCGCAGCTCAAGCACCAAGAAAGGGGAAGCATGAAGTTGAAACTTATTCCCTTCTATCATCACAAATCTCAGCTTTGAATGCGAAAATCGATGGGATGCGCATGAATGCTAGTACATCTATGCCCGTCAATGCTATGGCTACCTCTAGCCAAGGTGGAGTTGCTTGTGATTATTGCGGTATGCATGGTCATTCTCTAATGGAGTGTTCTGTTAATCCCAATGAAGCTATGGGAGTGCCAGAGCAAGTCAATGCTTTTCAAGCTCGCCCTCCTTTCAACAACAATAGCTACTATCCTGGAATTCGGAATCATCCTAACTTGTCATATCATAGCAACAATGTGTTAAATCCTCAACAGCAACACTTTCTACCACAAGCACCACAACAACAATATGGGCAACATCAGCAATTTCAGCCCAATCAAGGACCACCCGGTTTCCAAAGGCCTCCTCAAGGCCATCAACAGCAGCAATTTCAGAACCAACAACCCCAATCCGAATTGGgggaattgaaaaacatgatggCCCAAATGGCCAAACAGCTTGAGCAACTCGGTACTCACAATAAAATGCTTGAAACTCAAGTCGCTCAATTAGCTGCATCTAGCTCCTCTAGATAA